One Persicobacter psychrovividus DNA window includes the following coding sequences:
- the rsfS gene encoding ribosome silencing factor, translated as MEEKNNLTSEELSQMVVMGMLDKKASNVVVMDLRKVGNAVADFFVVATGNSDTQVESIARGVDEEVFKQCKTNPWHREGMDNREWVLIDYVDVVVHVFKQDKREFYNLENMWGDAKITRIEE; from the coding sequence ATGGAAGAAAAAAATAACTTGACCTCAGAAGAACTAAGTCAAATGGTTGTAATGGGGATGTTGGACAAAAAAGCAAGTAATGTCGTAGTGATGGACCTTCGCAAGGTGGGAAATGCTGTGGCAGATTTCTTTGTGGTTGCAACTGGTAATTCAGATACACAAGTGGAATCTATTGCTCGTGGCGTTGATGAAGAGGTTTTTAAACAATGCAAAACCAATCCTTGGCATCGCGAGGGAATGGATAACCGTGAATGGGTGCTGATTGATTATGTGGACGTCGTAGTGCACGTTTTCAAGCAGGATAAAAGAGAATTCTACAATTTGGAAAATATGTGGGGGGATGCTAAAATCACCCGCATCGAGGAATAA
- a CDS encoding biotin--[acetyl-CoA-carboxylase] ligase, with amino-acid sequence MAKKFRIGKEITFLPTCQSTNSYAMNFALKGDINNGTVIVAEDQTAGRGQRGNHWESEPGKNLTFSAAVQLPFVHLSEQFYISMVVALSIYEVLEQYIPSDLLKLKWPNDILVGEQKICGILIENVIRAGKIDWCVIGVGLNVNQMSFQLDRAISLGMCCGQLFDKREILQLIVQSMSERFHNLAEGHQEKIKEAYLNALYGYQQVHDFEEADGTRIKGRIIGVEDQGPLLVESALGQKSYQFKEIKFVALDY; translated from the coding sequence TTGGCAAAAAAATTTAGAATCGGAAAAGAAATTACTTTTCTGCCAACATGTCAGTCCACGAACAGCTATGCAATGAATTTTGCACTAAAAGGTGACATTAATAATGGCACTGTCATAGTGGCTGAAGACCAAACGGCTGGCCGGGGGCAGCGAGGAAACCACTGGGAATCCGAGCCTGGAAAGAACCTTACCTTCTCGGCGGCAGTGCAATTGCCTTTCGTGCACCTGAGTGAGCAGTTCTATATCAGTATGGTTGTGGCACTGAGTATTTACGAAGTACTGGAGCAATATATCCCGTCAGATTTATTAAAGCTTAAATGGCCAAACGATATTTTGGTAGGAGAGCAGAAAATCTGTGGGATTTTGATAGAGAATGTGATTCGCGCTGGGAAAATTGACTGGTGTGTGATTGGTGTAGGGCTGAACGTCAATCAAATGAGTTTTCAGCTTGATCGGGCAATTTCCCTCGGGATGTGTTGCGGTCAGCTTTTTGACAAACGTGAGATTTTGCAGCTGATTGTTCAATCAATGAGTGAAAGATTTCATAACTTAGCAGAAGGACATCAGGAAAAAATCAAAGAAGCCTATTTAAACGCCCTTTATGGTTATCAGCAAGTTCATGATTTTGAGGAAGCTGATGGTACAAGAATTAAGGGGCGGATCATCGGGGTGGAAGACCAGGGACCACTGCTTGTTGAATCAGCACTTGGTCAAAAAAGTTATCAGTTCAAAGAAATAAAGTTTGTTGCTTTAGACTATTGA
- the ahcY gene encoding adenosylhomocysteinase, producing the protein MIESGLKYKVKDISLADWGRKEITLAEAEMPGLMSLREEYGKDQPLKGSRIAGCLHMTIQTAVLIETLVALGAEVTWSSCNIFSTQDHAAAAIAAAGIPVYAWKGMNDEEFDWCIEQTLTAFEGGKPLNLILDDGGDLTNMVFDRFPEFVKDIRGLSEETTTGVHRLYERERMGTLVMPAINVNDSVTKSKFDNKYGCRESLVDGIRRATDVMIAGKVAVVAGFGDVGKGSAESLRAAGARVIVTEIDPICALQAAMEGFEVKKMDNAVGEADIVVTTTGNKDIVVGRHFEAMKDKTIVCNIGHFDNEIDMAWLNGKYGDTKDTIKDQVDMYTVNGKNIIILAEGRLVNLGCATGHPSFVMSNSFTNQTLAQIELWTNGDAYENKVYTLPKHLDEKVARLHLAKIGVELDTLSEDQASYIGVTVEGPFKPEYYRY; encoded by the coding sequence ATGATTGAATCAGGTCTTAAATACAAAGTAAAAGACATTTCCCTCGCAGATTGGGGACGTAAAGAGATTACGCTTGCGGAAGCTGAAATGCCAGGGTTGATGTCGCTTCGTGAGGAGTACGGTAAAGACCAGCCATTGAAAGGATCACGTATTGCAGGTTGTCTTCACATGACGATCCAAACGGCAGTATTGATCGAAACCTTGGTGGCTTTAGGGGCAGAGGTAACTTGGTCGTCATGTAATATTTTTTCAACGCAAGATCACGCCGCCGCAGCGATTGCAGCAGCTGGTATCCCTGTTTATGCCTGGAAAGGAATGAACGATGAGGAGTTCGACTGGTGTATTGAGCAAACTTTGACAGCCTTTGAAGGTGGCAAGCCGTTGAATTTGATTTTGGATGATGGAGGGGATTTGACCAATATGGTTTTTGATCGTTTCCCTGAATTCGTAAAAGATATTCGTGGTTTATCAGAAGAGACAACAACAGGTGTTCACCGCCTTTATGAGCGTGAGCGCATGGGTACATTGGTGATGCCTGCGATTAATGTGAATGATTCGGTAACGAAATCAAAATTTGATAACAAGTATGGTTGTCGTGAGTCGTTGGTGGATGGTATCCGCCGTGCAACTGATGTAATGATTGCTGGAAAAGTAGCCGTAGTTGCTGGTTTTGGTGATGTAGGTAAAGGTTCTGCAGAATCTTTGCGAGCAGCAGGTGCGCGTGTAATTGTTACTGAAATTGACCCAATCTGTGCATTGCAGGCCGCGATGGAAGGTTTCGAGGTGAAGAAAATGGACAATGCCGTAGGAGAAGCCGACATCGTTGTAACAACTACAGGTAATAAGGATATCGTGGTTGGTCGTCATTTCGAAGCGATGAAAGACAAAACGATCGTTTGTAACATTGGTCATTTCGATAATGAGATCGACATGGCTTGGTTGAACGGCAAATATGGTGATACCAAAGATACGATTAAGGATCAGGTGGATATGTACACTGTAAATGGCAAAAATATTATTATTCTTGCTGAAGGTCGTTTGGTGAATTTGGGTTGTGCAACTGGGCACCCATCTTTTGTAATGTCTAACTCATTCACTAACCAGACATTGGCTCAGATCGAGTTGTGGACCAATGGTGACGCCTATGAAAACAAAGTTTATACCTTGCCTAAGCATCTGGACGAAAAAGTAGCACGCTTGCACTTGGCTAAAATCGGTGTGGAGTTGGATACACTTTCAGAAGATCAGGCTTCTTATATTGGTGTAACTGTTGAAGGCCCATTCAAGCCAGAATATTATAGATATTAA
- a CDS encoding transglycosylase SLT domain-containing protein: MKRDRLFVSIRKQNYMNIAHYINSSFNRGARFLYAAVMLSLIPTACRQTSTNTIKAEVLEHQLVTHTPMVEIDLKEIKDRGYLTAILYGNRSSYYLYKGTPRGYEYELLQSLSKSLDVDLKVKMTDSFASAMKLLNAGEGDVIAHNLSQTNRRKLLVNFTDALREEAPALVQRKVGRKNPVSPEQPTEFLVKRVELANKTVYVAKNTVYANMLHRLSLICKAPVDVQVVDKSTDELIREVAEGLIDYTIADQYIANSKAVYFGNLDTEMAIDEAQPLSWAVRKNSPELLAATNDWLTQIKRTFRFNGIYNRYFMDEKRLKLRNDSEFSSLNGARLSPYDELIREGAENIRWDWRLLAAQIYQESLFNPHAKSWMGAEGLMQVMPNTAKFFGKDSEKLYDPHHNIEAGTEYLNWLNKFWAKRVENPEERIKFILASYNAGQGHVLDAQRLAEKYGKDTKTWDDNVEVFMLKKSEAEYYKDPVVKSGYCRGREPVAYVKNIMSRYESYQQLIPS; encoded by the coding sequence ATGAAACGAGATCGTTTATTTGTGAGTATTCGAAAGCAAAATTATATGAATATTGCCCATTACATCAATAGTTCTTTTAATCGCGGTGCCCGATTTCTTTACGCAGCAGTAATGCTGAGTTTGATTCCTACGGCTTGTCGGCAGACGTCCACCAACACGATCAAGGCAGAAGTGCTCGAACATCAGTTGGTAACGCATACTCCGATGGTGGAAATCGATCTGAAAGAGATCAAAGACCGAGGATACCTGACGGCAATTCTTTATGGGAACCGTTCAAGTTACTACCTGTATAAAGGAACACCACGAGGTTATGAGTATGAATTGTTACAGAGCCTTTCCAAATCCCTTGATGTGGACCTGAAGGTGAAAATGACAGATTCATTTGCTTCGGCAATGAAATTGCTGAACGCAGGAGAAGGAGATGTCATTGCTCATAATCTTTCCCAGACCAACCGTCGCAAACTTCTGGTTAATTTTACAGATGCCCTGCGTGAAGAAGCACCTGCTTTGGTGCAGCGTAAAGTGGGTAGAAAAAATCCTGTGAGTCCAGAGCAGCCTACCGAATTTTTGGTGAAGCGAGTGGAGCTGGCCAACAAAACGGTTTATGTGGCAAAAAATACTGTTTATGCGAATATGCTGCATCGGTTGTCGCTGATCTGTAAAGCTCCTGTGGATGTTCAGGTCGTGGATAAGTCTACTGATGAACTGATCCGCGAGGTTGCCGAGGGGTTAATCGATTATACCATTGCAGATCAATATATCGCCAATTCCAAAGCCGTTTATTTTGGTAATTTGGATACGGAGATGGCGATTGATGAAGCACAACCTTTATCCTGGGCGGTGCGAAAAAATTCCCCTGAGCTATTGGCCGCTACCAACGACTGGCTGACGCAAATCAAACGTACCTTCCGTTTCAATGGTATTTATAATCGGTACTTCATGGATGAGAAACGCCTGAAGTTGCGTAATGATTCGGAGTTCTCATCACTGAATGGTGCCCGCCTGAGCCCTTATGACGAACTGATTCGTGAAGGGGCGGAAAATATCCGATGGGATTGGCGCCTGCTGGCAGCTCAGATTTATCAGGAGTCGCTCTTTAACCCACATGCAAAATCGTGGATGGGTGCCGAAGGGCTGATGCAGGTCATGCCAAATACGGCCAAATTCTTTGGGAAGGATTCAGAAAAACTTTATGATCCTCACCATAATATTGAAGCGGGAACAGAATACCTGAATTGGCTTAATAAATTTTGGGCAAAACGGGTAGAGAATCCTGAAGAGCGAATTAAGTTTATTCTGGCAAGTTATAATGCTGGGCAGGGCCATGTTTTGGATGCGCAGCGATTAGCAGAGAAATATGGTAAGGATACCAAAACATGGGATGATAATGTGGAGGTTTTCATGCTGAAGAAGTCTGAAGCGGAATACTACAAAGACCCTGTGGTGAAGTCGGGTTATTGCCGAGGTCGTGAGCCTGTTGCTTATGTGAAGAATATCATGAGCCGTTATGAATCTTACCAGCAGTTAATTCCAAGCTAA
- the crtD gene encoding 1-hydroxycarotenoid 3,4-desaturase CrtD, producing the protein MKKVGIIGAGIAGLSVAIRSAIDGNDVHVYESNDYPGGKLSEIRLGNYRFDAGPSLFTLPELVDDLFKLAGEKPSDHFQYDRLEKLCRYFYEDGLQLTAFADPQAFGKEITDKLHIPSDRLLKGLAKSAQLYDLLADLFMYKSIHRASTFLSKKALCAYPNMHKLNFLKTMHEANIALYKHPALVQLFDRYATYNGSDPYQTPATMNIIPHLEYHLGAYAPKGGMISITQSLFELAQRKGVHFHFKQKVTQIIVQQKKAIGIVSNDERHFFDQVISNMDVVNTYQKLLPQIPAPERLLKQPKSSSALIFYWGINRSFEELDVHNIFFSKNYKEEFNHIFHQKKTYADPTIYVNISSKYTPGDAPIGSENWFTMINVPHNEGQDWNQLIYEARNNIIDKLSRLLQTDIRPHIVEEDYLDPRRIEARTSSFGGALYGNSSNNKFSAFLRHANYSSKIKNLYFCGGSVHPGGGIPLSILSGKLAHEFMSE; encoded by the coding sequence ATGAAAAAAGTAGGCATCATCGGCGCAGGAATCGCAGGACTTTCTGTTGCCATTCGCTCAGCTATTGACGGCAACGACGTTCATGTGTATGAAAGCAATGATTATCCTGGTGGTAAACTTTCGGAAATTAGGCTTGGCAACTACCGGTTCGATGCCGGCCCCTCGCTCTTTACACTTCCTGAACTGGTGGATGACCTCTTTAAATTAGCGGGGGAAAAACCCTCAGACCACTTCCAATATGACCGCCTCGAGAAGCTCTGCCGATACTTCTATGAAGATGGCCTTCAGCTTACCGCCTTTGCTGACCCACAGGCTTTCGGCAAAGAAATTACGGACAAACTCCACATCCCTTCTGACCGGCTATTGAAAGGACTCGCCAAAAGTGCTCAGCTTTATGACTTGCTCGCCGACCTGTTCATGTATAAAAGTATCCATCGGGCAAGCACATTTTTAAGTAAGAAAGCCCTTTGCGCCTACCCCAATATGCATAAGCTGAACTTCCTGAAAACCATGCATGAGGCCAATATTGCATTGTATAAACACCCTGCACTCGTACAGCTTTTTGACCGTTATGCCACTTATAATGGTTCCGACCCTTATCAAACTCCTGCAACCATGAATATTATTCCACACCTGGAGTACCATTTAGGGGCTTATGCGCCAAAAGGGGGAATGATTTCCATCACACAATCGTTATTTGAACTTGCCCAACGCAAGGGCGTGCATTTTCACTTTAAGCAAAAGGTCACTCAAATCATTGTTCAGCAGAAAAAAGCCATTGGTATTGTCAGTAATGATGAAAGGCATTTTTTTGATCAGGTGATTAGCAATATGGATGTGGTGAACACCTACCAAAAGTTGCTCCCTCAAATTCCAGCTCCTGAGCGATTACTGAAGCAGCCAAAATCAAGCTCTGCATTAATCTTCTATTGGGGAATAAATCGCAGTTTTGAGGAGCTCGATGTGCACAATATTTTCTTCAGCAAAAACTATAAAGAAGAGTTCAACCATATCTTCCATCAGAAAAAAACCTATGCTGATCCGACCATCTATGTCAATATCAGTTCAAAATACACCCCTGGAGACGCCCCAATTGGAAGTGAAAACTGGTTCACGATGATTAATGTCCCACACAACGAAGGACAAGATTGGAATCAGTTGATTTATGAAGCCCGAAATAACATTATCGATAAGCTCAGTCGTTTATTACAGACCGATATCCGCCCTCATATTGTAGAAGAAGATTACCTGGATCCAAGGCGGATTGAAGCGCGGACAAGCAGCTTTGGAGGAGCGCTTTATGGCAACAGCTCCAACAATAAGTTCTCGGCTTTCCTCCGCCATGCAAACTATTCTTCCAAAATAAAAAACCTCTATTTCTGCGGAGGGAGCGTCCACCCTGGAGGCGGCATTCCACTCTCCATTCTCAGTGGGAAATTAGCTCATGAATTTATGTCTGAATAA
- a CDS encoding type II CAAX prenyl endopeptidase Rce1 family protein, giving the protein MDQVQQSKDFSLLNFWKEPRAVQEVEAPAQAKVTATLRTYLLMWIPMVVVMGIISLLESSGAISNLDKHAIEQLLHTYPLLLVFLFAGLIQPTLEEVAFRLFLRPKWADASLILWVTFMSGIMYQSIPKPYSFVIIGAFAVGLYLYFSDFRVRRNQLWEKHGNAIFWFSVISFGLAHMVNFIAVDIPIWAIPLMVLPQLVAGYFLGFVRLKFGIRYSILFHCLHNSLLLVGYFANEYWLHWF; this is encoded by the coding sequence ATGGATCAGGTTCAACAATCGAAAGATTTCAGCCTGCTGAATTTCTGGAAAGAACCCCGTGCGGTTCAAGAGGTGGAAGCCCCCGCACAGGCAAAAGTCACCGCCACATTGCGCACCTATCTACTGATGTGGATCCCGATGGTCGTGGTGATGGGCATCATCTCCTTACTGGAAAGCAGTGGGGCGATCTCCAATTTGGACAAACATGCCATTGAGCAACTGTTACACACCTATCCACTGCTGTTGGTGTTTTTATTTGCCGGCCTTATTCAGCCAACCCTTGAGGAGGTTGCCTTTCGCTTATTTTTAAGACCTAAATGGGCGGATGCTTCTCTCATTCTCTGGGTAACCTTCATGAGTGGCATCATGTATCAGTCCATCCCAAAGCCTTATTCCTTTGTGATCATTGGTGCATTTGCTGTGGGCCTTTACCTGTATTTTTCTGACTTCCGGGTTCGTCGAAACCAATTATGGGAAAAGCATGGCAATGCGATTTTCTGGTTCTCCGTGATTTCCTTTGGCTTGGCACATATGGTGAATTTCATTGCCGTGGACATCCCAATATGGGCCATTCCACTGATGGTATTACCACAGCTTGTCGCTGGTTACTTCCTGGGTTTTGTACGCTTGAAGTTCGGCATCCGATACTCCATATTGTTCCACTGCCTCCACAATAGCTTACTGCTGGTAGGTTATTTTGCCAATGAATATTGGCTGCATTGGTTCTGA
- the rsmG gene encoding 16S rRNA (guanine(527)-N(7))-methyltransferase RsmG yields the protein MEHTVDIIFKYFPDLTEKQKEQFTQLKDLYYEWNAQINVISRKDIEELYVRHVLHSLAIAKVMAFRPGADVLDVGTGGGFPGIPLAIMFPEANFHLIDSIGKKITVVQNVAKALGLTNVKAEQVRAEKVKTKYDFVVSRAVTRIKPFFNWIRTHFKEESKHTLFNGILYLKGGDLTEEMKELGRPYDEYQIPDFFSEAFFETKKVIYIEVE from the coding sequence ATGGAACACACTGTCGATATCATCTTCAAATATTTCCCTGACCTTACAGAGAAACAAAAGGAACAGTTCACACAACTGAAAGACCTTTATTACGAGTGGAATGCTCAGATCAACGTTATTTCGCGCAAAGACATTGAAGAGCTTTATGTTCGTCACGTATTGCACTCTTTAGCGATTGCCAAAGTAATGGCATTTCGCCCCGGCGCAGACGTGCTCGATGTTGGTACAGGAGGAGGATTTCCCGGTATTCCATTGGCCATTATGTTCCCTGAGGCTAATTTTCACCTGATCGATTCTATCGGAAAGAAAATCACCGTGGTTCAGAATGTTGCCAAAGCACTCGGCCTAACCAATGTGAAGGCGGAGCAGGTTCGTGCTGAAAAGGTAAAAACCAAATACGACTTCGTTGTTTCCCGTGCGGTAACACGCATCAAGCCATTCTTTAACTGGATCAGAACCCACTTTAAAGAGGAATCCAAGCATACCCTTTTCAATGGTATTCTTTACCTTAAAGGTGGAGACCTGACAGAGGAGATGAAGGAACTTGGACGTCCGTACGATGAATATCAAATCCCCGATTTCTTCAGCGAAGCCTTCTTTGAAACAAAAAAAGTTATTTACATCGAAGTAGAATAA
- a CDS encoding RNA polymerase sigma factor — protein MESSPKKQFSAKALEDFKLIDLAVDQGDQQAYADLMKRYKKPVYHIILKMIRNVDDAEDLTIEAFAKAFKNLHKFKKDYTFSTWLFRIATNNAIDFIRKKKLDTLSIESTYKDDNGETVGIEVRDGALNPQEEAIKSQKIELVQMFVTKLPPKYQRLVRLRYFQELSYDEIAKELESPLGTIKAQLHRARELLYDLVKGNEHHI, from the coding sequence ATGGAATCATCACCTAAAAAGCAATTTTCAGCCAAAGCATTAGAGGATTTCAAATTAATCGACCTTGCCGTGGATCAAGGAGATCAGCAGGCTTATGCTGATCTAATGAAACGCTACAAGAAACCGGTTTATCATATCATTTTGAAGATGATTCGGAATGTCGATGATGCCGAAGATTTGACCATAGAAGCTTTCGCCAAGGCTTTCAAGAACCTTCATAAGTTTAAGAAAGACTATACCTTTTCCACTTGGTTGTTCCGTATAGCGACCAACAATGCGATTGACTTTATTCGCAAGAAAAAACTCGATACCCTCAGCATTGAATCCACTTACAAGGATGACAATGGAGAGACGGTGGGTATTGAGGTGCGCGATGGTGCGCTGAACCCACAGGAGGAAGCCATCAAAAGTCAAAAGATTGAATTGGTACAAATGTTTGTCACCAAACTGCCCCCAAAATACCAGCGCCTGGTGCGTTTGCGTTATTTCCAGGAGCTCTCTTATGACGAAATCGCCAAAGAACTTGAATCTCCGCTTGGCACAATTAAAGCACAGCTACACCGTGCCCGCGAATTACTGTATGACTTGGTAAAAGGCAACGAACACCATATTTAA
- a CDS encoding glycosyltransferase yields the protein MIKTSGNPWLFFFLTLWFACGLLQWLYHIGIFSRLYWQKPLAFRQKANYPRATVVVAVHNEAHNLPSLLKALQVQEYPQAWELLIVNDRSTDRTGEILQQAKKWLPNLRVYTIPQTPEGISPKKYAIQQGIRNAQYDRLIFTDADCIPQSPHWLQKMGKHLCEGPQFVLGYSPYEYKQGFLNLFIRFETLLTGISYLSIAMWGNPYMGVGRNLAYTKKTFTNHGGFDRHQHVLSGDDDLFVNERANKNNTRWEIHPDAFVVSKPATSWQEFIHQKTRHLSAGNYYQWKDRLILGGWIMSKVIFYAFLIPFILILGLDYYLISYWLLTTFIIGFSNYLASKKLDEKISYMNMVILDHLYVIYYVLIGLRALFTKQTQWNHHLKSNFQPKH from the coding sequence ATGATAAAAACGAGTGGGAATCCGTGGCTTTTTTTCTTTTTAACCCTCTGGTTTGCCTGTGGGCTCCTGCAATGGCTCTATCATATTGGGATTTTCAGCCGGTTATACTGGCAGAAACCTCTTGCTTTCCGCCAAAAGGCTAACTACCCTCGGGCAACGGTTGTTGTGGCGGTTCACAATGAAGCCCACAATTTACCTTCCCTGCTCAAGGCCCTGCAAGTTCAGGAATACCCGCAAGCCTGGGAGTTGTTGATTGTCAATGACCGATCCACAGACCGCACAGGCGAAATACTCCAACAGGCCAAAAAATGGCTCCCCAACTTACGGGTTTACACGATTCCCCAAACCCCTGAGGGCATCAGTCCAAAAAAGTATGCGATCCAACAAGGCATCCGCAATGCGCAGTACGACCGACTGATTTTTACCGATGCAGACTGTATTCCACAAAGCCCACATTGGCTGCAAAAAATGGGGAAACACCTCTGTGAAGGCCCTCAATTCGTTTTAGGCTACAGCCCTTATGAATATAAACAGGGTTTTTTGAATTTATTTATTAGATTCGAAACACTTTTGACAGGGATTTCCTATCTTTCAATAGCAATGTGGGGGAATCCATATATGGGCGTTGGACGAAATTTGGCCTACACCAAGAAAACGTTCACAAACCATGGTGGATTTGACCGGCATCAACATGTTCTGAGTGGTGACGATGACCTGTTTGTCAATGAACGGGCAAACAAAAATAACACCCGATGGGAAATTCACCCTGATGCTTTTGTGGTTTCAAAACCTGCAACAAGCTGGCAAGAATTTATCCATCAGAAAACACGCCACCTCTCGGCAGGAAATTATTATCAATGGAAAGATCGCCTGATTTTAGGGGGCTGGATCATGAGCAAAGTAATATTTTACGCGTTTTTGATTCCTTTTATCCTAATTTTAGGCTTAGATTATTATTTGATAAGCTATTGGCTACTAACCACTTTTATCATTGGATTCAGTAACTACTTGGCATCAAAAAAACTTGATGAAAAAATTTCTTACATGAACATGGTAATTTTAGACCATTTGTACGTAATATATTACGTGCTCATTGGTTTACGAGCACTATTCACCAAACAAACTCAATGGAATCATCACCTAAAAAGCAATTTTCAGCCAAAGCATTAG
- the tgt gene encoding tRNA guanosine(34) transglycosylase Tgt, producing MEFELQAQDPKSKARAGVITTDHGKIETPIFMPVGTAGTVKAVHTRELKEDVNAQIILGNTYHLYLRPKLDILEQAGGLHKFNGWDRPILTDSGGYQVFSLSGTRKIKENGVTFKSHIDGSKHLFTPEGVMDIQRTIGADIMMAFDECTPYPCDFRYAKDSMEMTHRWLKRCINRFDSTDPKYGYSQTLFPIVQGSTYKDLREASATFIAEQNREGNAIGGLSVGEPAEEMYATTDLVTDILPKDKPRYLMGVGTPANILESIALGVDMLDCVMPTRNARNGMLFTSEGIINIKNEKWKDDFSAIDPNIGGYVSTFYSKAYLRHLVVAKELLANQIASIQNLSFYLWLVKEAREKIKSGEFASWKNVMVEKVSRRL from the coding sequence ATGGAATTCGAATTACAAGCGCAAGATCCCAAGAGCAAGGCACGTGCAGGGGTGATCACCACAGATCATGGCAAGATTGAGACGCCAATCTTTATGCCCGTGGGCACTGCAGGAACGGTAAAGGCCGTTCATACCCGTGAGCTTAAAGAGGATGTAAATGCCCAGATTATCCTTGGAAATACCTACCACCTGTATCTTCGTCCGAAGCTCGACATTCTGGAGCAGGCGGGGGGCTTGCATAAATTCAATGGATGGGATCGCCCAATTCTTACCGATAGTGGTGGGTATCAGGTGTTCTCCCTTTCAGGAACGCGAAAAATCAAGGAAAATGGGGTAACCTTTAAATCTCATATTGATGGTTCAAAACATTTGTTTACCCCAGAAGGGGTGATGGATATTCAGCGCACGATCGGGGCTGATATCATGATGGCTTTTGATGAGTGTACGCCTTACCCATGTGATTTCCGCTATGCGAAAGATTCTATGGAAATGACGCACCGATGGCTGAAGCGTTGTATCAACCGTTTCGATAGTACTGACCCAAAATATGGTTATTCGCAAACGCTGTTCCCGATTGTTCAGGGATCGACCTATAAGGATCTTCGTGAGGCATCCGCTACCTTTATTGCTGAACAGAACCGCGAGGGGAATGCAATTGGTGGCTTGTCGGTAGGTGAGCCTGCTGAAGAAATGTACGCCACCACTGATTTGGTGACGGATATTCTGCCAAAAGACAAACCGCGTTACCTGATGGGAGTGGGTACGCCTGCCAATATCTTGGAAAGTATTGCTTTGGGAGTGGATATGCTGGATTGTGTAATGCCTACACGTAATGCCCGCAATGGTATGCTGTTTACTTCAGAAGGGATCATCAATATTAAAAATGAAAAGTGGAAAGACGATTTCTCTGCGATCGACCCTAATATTGGAGGGTACGTTTCAACGTTCTATTCCAAGGCTTATTTGCGCCACCTGGTAGTTGCCAAAGAATTACTGGCCAATCAGATTGCCTCTATTCAGAATTTGTCATTCTACTTGTGGTTGGTCAAGGAAGCCCGCGAGAAAATTAAGAGTGGTGAATTTGCAAGCTGGAAAAATGTGATGGTTGAAAAAGTGAGCCGTCGTTTATAA